The Psychrobacillus sp. FSL K6-4046 DNA window ACATGTGGATTTTGATATGGATCTTCATTTGACTCACCAGACAGGTAGTTAGATAATTCTACTACTGATACGTATGAATATGCAGGAATCGTAAAGTCAGCAATTGTTAACTTGTTGAATCTCGCTTCTAGCTCTTGCAATTCATCCATAGTTGGACGTAACGTCATTAACATAAAGTCTGCTTTTTGGCCCACAATAGTATAGAAAGCGTGAGCTCCAGTTTTTGTATCGTCTGCTTGTTGTAATTCATCTAAAAAGGCAACGAACTCATCTGTTGCTTGTTTACGAAGTTCAGGATCTACTTGTTTCCATGATGCCCAATCCATTTGGCGGAAATCATGTAAAACGTACCAACCATCTAATGTAATAGCTGCTTCATTCATTATATAAGACACTCCCTTTAATAAATATTTCGCATATTTAGTTTACCATACCAGCTTTTAGAATTCCCCTTTTAGCCCCACTTTTACATGACAATCTGTGACAAACTCGTGTATGCTTAATGTACAAATATA harbors:
- the hemQ gene encoding hydrogen peroxide-dependent heme synthase encodes the protein MNEAAITLDGWYVLHDFRQMDWASWKQVDPELRKQATDEFVAFLDELQQADDTKTGAHAFYTIVGQKADFMLMTLRPTMDELQELEARFNKLTIADFTIPAYSYVSVVELSNYLSGESNEDPYQNPHVRSRLYPQLQRSQYVCFYPMDKRRDGNDNWYMLPMEQRKELMRSHGMIGRSYAGKVKQIISGSVGFDDFEWGVTLFSDDVLQFKKLVYEMRFDEVSARYGEFGSFFVGTILEGEKRSTFFNL